A genomic stretch from Mycobacterium malmoense includes:
- the ftsZ gene encoding cell division protein FtsZ: MTPPHNYLAVIKVVGIGGGGVNAVNRMIEQGLKGVEFIAINTDAQALLMSDADVKLDVGRDSTRGLGAGADPEVGRKAAEDAKDEIEELLRGADMVFVTAGEGGGTGTGGAPVVASIARKLGALTVGVVTRPFSFEGKRRSNQAENGISSLRESCDTLIVIPNDRLLQMGDAAVSLMDAFRSADEVLLNGVQGITDLITTPGLINVDFADVKGIMSGAGTALMGIGSARGEGRSLKAAEIAINSPLLEASMEGAQGVLMSIAGGSDLGLFEINEAASLVQDAAHQDANIIFGTVIDDSLGDEVRVTVIAAGFEATGPGRKPVIGGGAGEKTGAHRIESAKAGKLSSTLFEPVDAVSVPVHTNGSTLNIGGDDDDVDVPPFMRR, translated from the coding sequence ATGACCCCCCCGCACAACTACTTGGCCGTCATCAAGGTTGTGGGTATCGGTGGCGGCGGCGTCAACGCCGTCAACCGGATGATCGAGCAGGGCCTCAAGGGCGTGGAGTTCATCGCGATCAACACCGACGCGCAGGCGCTGTTGATGAGCGATGCCGACGTCAAGCTCGACGTCGGCCGCGACTCCACCCGGGGCCTGGGCGCCGGCGCCGACCCCGAGGTCGGGCGCAAGGCCGCCGAGGACGCCAAGGACGAGATCGAGGAGCTGCTGCGCGGGGCCGACATGGTGTTCGTCACCGCCGGCGAGGGCGGCGGGACCGGGACCGGCGGTGCGCCCGTCGTCGCCAGCATCGCCCGCAAGCTGGGCGCGTTGACCGTCGGCGTGGTCACCCGGCCGTTCTCGTTCGAGGGCAAGCGGCGCAGCAACCAGGCCGAAAACGGCATCTCCTCGTTGCGGGAGAGCTGCGACACCCTCATCGTGATCCCCAACGACCGGCTGCTGCAGATGGGCGACGCCGCGGTGTCGCTCATGGACGCGTTCCGCAGCGCCGACGAGGTGCTGCTCAACGGCGTGCAGGGCATCACGGACCTGATCACCACGCCCGGCCTGATCAACGTCGACTTCGCCGACGTCAAGGGCATCATGTCCGGCGCCGGCACCGCGCTGATGGGCATCGGCTCGGCGCGCGGCGAGGGGCGCTCGCTCAAGGCCGCCGAGATCGCCATCAACTCCCCGCTGCTGGAGGCGTCGATGGAGGGCGCGCAGGGCGTGCTGATGTCGATCGCCGGCGGCAGTGACCTGGGCCTGTTCGAGATCAACGAGGCCGCCTCGCTGGTGCAGGACGCTGCCCATCAGGACGCCAACATCATCTTCGGCACCGTGATCGACGACTCGCTGGGCGACGAGGTGCGCGTCACCGTCATCGCGGCGGGCTTCGAGGCCACCGGACCCGGCCGCAAGCCCGTCATCGGCGGCGGCGCCGGGGAGAAAACCGGCGCGCACCGAATCGAGTCGGCGAAGGCCGGCAAGCTCAGCTCCACGCTGTTCGAGCCCGTCGACGCGGTCAGCGTTCCCGTTCACACCAACGGTTCGACGCTGAATATCGGCGGCGACGACGACGACGTCGACGTGCCGCCGTTCATGCGCCGTTGA
- a CDS encoding cell division protein FtsQ/DivIB: MTEPTDATPTDLAPDPSDDPAADDVITQPLPAGAQDGQPEAEQAEFEGPRRRARRERAERRAAQARARAIEEARREAKRRASGRVVNQPKPVARGVVRGLKMLLASLVLAVVGVGLGLVLYFTPAMSARNIVVTGTGTVTREEVLDAASVRPGTPLLQINTNQVADRVAAIRRVASARVQRQYPSALRIAIVERVPLVVKDFPDGPHLFDRDGVDFATAPPPPALPYIDVANPGPSDPATKAALQVLIALRPEVAGQVARIAAPSVASLTLTLNDGRVVIWGTTDRTEEKAEKLAALLTQPGKTYDVSSPDLPTVK, encoded by the coding sequence ATGACCGAACCGACCGACGCCACACCGACCGACCTGGCGCCCGACCCCTCCGACGATCCGGCCGCCGACGACGTGATCACGCAACCGCTGCCGGCCGGGGCCCAAGACGGCCAACCGGAGGCGGAGCAAGCCGAATTCGAGGGCCCGCGCCGGCGGGCCCGTCGCGAACGGGCCGAGCGTCGCGCCGCGCAGGCCCGCGCCAGGGCCATCGAGGAAGCCCGCCGCGAGGCCAAGCGCCGGGCCAGTGGGCGCGTCGTCAACCAGCCCAAACCGGTCGCGCGGGGCGTCGTTCGCGGCCTGAAAATGCTGCTGGCAAGCCTGGTGCTGGCCGTCGTCGGGGTCGGGCTCGGGCTGGTCCTCTATTTCACGCCGGCGATGTCGGCGCGCAACATCGTCGTCACCGGGACCGGGACGGTGACCCGCGAGGAGGTCCTGGACGCGGCATCGGTGCGGCCCGGAACGCCGCTGCTGCAGATCAACACCAACCAGGTCGCCGACCGGGTGGCGGCGATCCGGCGAGTCGCCAGCGCGCGCGTGCAGCGGCAATATCCGTCGGCGCTGAGGATCGCCATCGTCGAGCGAGTTCCCTTGGTGGTCAAGGATTTTCCGGACGGTCCACACCTCTTCGACCGCGACGGCGTCGACTTCGCGACCGCGCCACCGCCACCGGCGCTGCCCTACATCGACGTCGCCAACCCCGGTCCGAGCGACCCGGCGACCAAGGCCGCGCTGCAGGTGCTGATCGCGCTGCGGCCCGAGGTCGCGGGCCAGGTGGCGCGGATCGCGGCCCCGTCGGTGGCCTCGCTGACCCTCACGCTCAACGACGGGCGGGTGGTGATCTGGGGGACCACCGACCGCACCGAGGAGAAGGCCGAAAAGCTGGCCGCGCTGTTGACGCAGCCGGGGAAGACCTACGACGTGTCCAGCCCCGACCTGCCGACGGTGAAATAG